From Amycolatopsis sp. cg9, one genomic window encodes:
- a CDS encoding transglutaminaseTgpA domain-containing protein, whose amino-acid sequence MSTSAPPRPARPSSQHPLSAWRSSLLAPAAAGIATLCAATSVTSVVAGLAWFGYLFVAVLLIAATGLALRSLQVPTVLVGLGQLLVLLFLITGAFTTNGILQVIPGPDAFEEIGTTLSAAAEQIRVGLPPVEGSQPILCLVTILIGLVAVLVDTLTVAAAAPAATGLVLLCVYAVPAALSEEMLPWWTFLLGGAAFAGLLAVDGNHRHRRWRTREAPGRSGKQGVLSAPVAVVSAAIVLGLFGGAITWVGTVGRIPFGASGNGAGAGSGGFGIQPFTELRGMLDQGSNRELFKVRGLGTDRRLMRAMTLDTYYPNKGWGLHDEGRSQQGVPVGPQLPAAPGDDGNGAARKIDVEPASWRDNWLPVYGAPRVIDGAGNGYLYDQVSGTVFTTRSETPPSYTEYASLKEPTAAELRVTPRVDDLPPRYTELDRVDERVRAKTQQLTAGAANDFDRASAIWRYFTAQNGFVYDTKTAPANDADALADFILNGKRGFCEQFASAMAVMLRVAGIPSRVAIGFTPGVQVNDYLSISTQDAHAWVEAYFGDKGWVTFDPTPLSDGRGITPPYLQAGPQDGNQPDDTQVAPSTVQSSAAPTGVPRDTGQNLPEQGPAQTDTGVPGWAWVLVAVLLTLAVLTTMQVILAGLLYRRRPEAEPESVPALTGFRAVLKNWMPLISTALWVAVLGVLTWLVAWWFSLLVVLLLAGLLGPSAARDVGRRRRLQEIVGHRPGAADAAWSELRAECADRGLPIPPSDTVRVAGQKLAAKHHLDDEGREGLRTVIGVVERSWYGGEGEGDPRLPSAFDHLRRSLHRNAPLSWKGRLFPKSLFRNRD is encoded by the coding sequence ATGAGCACTTCCGCACCCCCGCGCCCGGCGCGCCCGTCTTCTCAGCACCCGCTGTCGGCCTGGCGGAGCAGCCTGCTCGCCCCGGCCGCCGCCGGTATCGCGACGCTCTGCGCGGCGACGTCGGTGACGAGCGTCGTAGCCGGCCTGGCCTGGTTCGGCTACCTGTTCGTCGCGGTCCTGCTGATCGCCGCGACCGGGCTGGCGCTGCGCTCCCTGCAGGTGCCGACCGTCCTGGTCGGCCTCGGCCAGCTGCTGGTGCTGCTGTTCCTCATCACCGGCGCGTTCACCACGAACGGGATCCTGCAGGTGATCCCCGGCCCGGACGCGTTCGAAGAGATCGGCACGACGCTGTCCGCCGCCGCCGAGCAGATCCGGGTCGGGCTGCCGCCGGTCGAGGGCAGCCAGCCGATCCTGTGCCTGGTGACGATCCTGATCGGCCTGGTCGCCGTCCTGGTGGACACGCTCACGGTGGCCGCCGCGGCGCCGGCCGCGACCGGGCTCGTGCTGCTCTGCGTCTACGCCGTGCCGGCCGCGCTGAGCGAGGAAATGCTGCCCTGGTGGACGTTCCTGCTCGGCGGGGCGGCGTTCGCCGGTCTGCTGGCGGTCGACGGCAACCACCGGCACCGGCGCTGGCGGACCCGGGAAGCGCCGGGCCGCAGCGGCAAGCAGGGCGTGCTGTCCGCGCCGGTCGCGGTCGTCAGCGCGGCGATCGTGCTCGGCCTGTTCGGCGGCGCGATCACGTGGGTCGGCACGGTCGGGCGGATCCCCTTCGGCGCCAGCGGGAACGGCGCCGGCGCGGGCTCCGGCGGGTTCGGCATCCAGCCGTTCACCGAGCTGCGCGGGATGCTCGACCAGGGGTCCAACCGCGAGCTGTTCAAGGTCCGCGGCCTCGGCACCGACCGGCGGCTGATGCGCGCGATGACGCTGGACACCTACTACCCCAACAAGGGCTGGGGCCTGCACGACGAAGGCCGTTCGCAACAGGGCGTCCCGGTCGGGCCGCAGCTGCCGGCGGCGCCGGGCGACGACGGCAACGGCGCCGCGCGGAAGATCGACGTCGAGCCGGCGAGCTGGCGGGACAACTGGCTGCCGGTGTACGGCGCGCCGCGGGTGATCGACGGCGCGGGCAACGGCTACCTCTACGACCAGGTCAGCGGCACGGTGTTCACCACGCGCAGCGAAACCCCGCCGTCGTACACCGAATACGCGTCGCTGAAGGAACCGACGGCCGCCGAACTGCGCGTGACCCCGCGCGTCGACGACCTGCCGCCGCGCTACACGGAACTCGACCGGGTCGACGAGCGCGTCCGCGCGAAGACCCAGCAGCTGACCGCGGGGGCGGCGAACGACTTCGACCGCGCGTCGGCGATCTGGCGGTACTTCACGGCGCAGAACGGCTTCGTCTACGACACGAAGACCGCGCCGGCCAACGACGCGGACGCGCTCGCCGACTTCATCCTCAACGGCAAGCGCGGCTTCTGCGAGCAGTTCGCGTCGGCGATGGCCGTGATGCTGCGCGTGGCGGGCATCCCGTCGCGGGTGGCGATCGGCTTCACCCCCGGCGTCCAGGTCAACGACTACCTGTCGATCAGCACCCAGGACGCGCACGCGTGGGTCGAGGCGTACTTCGGCGACAAGGGCTGGGTGACGTTCGACCCGACCCCGCTGTCCGACGGCCGCGGCATCACCCCGCCGTACCTGCAGGCCGGCCCGCAGGACGGCAACCAGCCCGACGACACCCAGGTGGCGCCGAGCACGGTCCAGTCGAGCGCGGCGCCCACCGGCGTCCCGCGCGACACCGGGCAGAACCTCCCGGAGCAGGGTCCGGCGCAGACCGACACGGGCGTGCCGGGCTGGGCCTGGGTGCTGGTGGCGGTGCTGCTCACGCTGGCGGTGCTGACGACGATGCAGGTGATCCTCGCGGGCCTGCTCTACCGGAGACGACCGGAAGCCGAGCCGGAGAGCGTGCCGGCGCTGACCGGGTTCCGCGCGGTGCTGAAGAACTGGATGCCGCTGATCTCCACCGCGCTGTGGGTGGCGGTGCTCGGCGTGCTGACCTGGCTGGTGGCCTGGTGGTTCAGCCTGCTGGTCGTGCTGCTGCTGGCCGGCCTGCTGGGCCCGTCGGCGGCGCGCGACGTCGGCAGGCGACGGCGGCTGCAGGAGATCGTCGGCCACCGCCCGGGCGCGGCGGACGCGGCGTGGTCCGAGCTGCGCGCCGAGTGCGCGGACCGCGGCCTGCCGATCCCCCCGAGCGACACGGTCCGCGTGGCCGGCCAGAAGCTGGCGGCGAAGCACCACTTGGACGACGAGGGCCGCGAGGGTCTTCGCACGGTCATCGGCGTGGTGGAGCGGTCCTGGTACGGCGGCGAGGGCGAAGGCGACCCGAGGCTGCCCTCGGCGTTCGACCACCTCCGGCGGAGCCTGCACCGCAACGCGCCGCTGTCCTGGAAGGGCCGGCTGTTCCCCAAGTCTCTGTTCCGCAACCGCGACTGA
- a CDS encoding PPE domain-containing protein, producing the protein MAAEVEAGNDPVAAGEAGARWDELAKRLQESTAELAGLITSSQENWQGGAGDAARAALGRAAGWLSHSAAVSASVGRAVGAQAEAAARARADMPPPVVYDPASMIRDAASSGNLLVLAGLSDELAARRAEAEAARQKAIDVLRTRDAALHGHVPAETFPAAPSLGQA; encoded by the coding sequence ATGGCCGCGGAGGTCGAGGCGGGCAACGACCCGGTCGCCGCGGGCGAGGCGGGCGCGCGCTGGGACGAGCTGGCGAAACGGCTGCAGGAATCGACCGCCGAGCTGGCCGGGCTGATCACGTCGTCGCAGGAGAACTGGCAGGGCGGCGCGGGTGACGCGGCGCGGGCCGCGCTCGGCCGCGCCGCTGGCTGGCTTTCGCACTCCGCCGCGGTCTCGGCGTCGGTCGGCCGGGCGGTCGGCGCGCAGGCGGAGGCGGCCGCGCGGGCCCGGGCCGACATGCCGCCGCCGGTGGTCTACGACCCGGCGTCGATGATCCGGGACGCCGCGTCGTCCGGGAACCTGCTCGTGCTGGCGGGGCTGTCCGACGAGCTGGCGGCCCGCCGCGCCGAGGCGGAAGCCGCCCGCCAGAAGGCGATCGACGTCCTCCGCACCCGGGACGCGGCCCTGCACGGCCACGTGCCGGCCGAGACGTTCCCCGCCGCGCCGTCGCTGGGGCAGGCTTGA
- a CDS encoding methyltransferase domain-containing protein, which yields MKTETVAARGSGAVRRVLEAELKAARARGVEHPRVVDVGGGSGGWAVPFAAAGCRVTVVEPSPNALATLQRRAEEEGVSELITVIADDSDALGRHVEAGSADLVLAHGLLEIVDDPAAVLTALATAVAPGGAVSVLVANRHAAVLHRALSGRVGEARQLLESAHGVVAGDTVLRRFDAAGLRAGLEAAGLDVTLLQGDRVISDLVTGDVREDDLADFERAAAATPALREIAGRLHAVARPPA from the coding sequence ATGAAGACGGAGACCGTGGCCGCCCGGGGTTCGGGCGCCGTTCGCCGGGTGCTCGAGGCCGAGCTGAAGGCCGCCCGCGCCCGGGGCGTCGAACACCCCCGCGTCGTCGACGTGGGCGGCGGCAGCGGCGGCTGGGCGGTGCCGTTCGCGGCGGCGGGCTGCCGGGTGACGGTCGTCGAGCCGAGCCCGAACGCGCTGGCCACGCTGCAGCGCCGGGCGGAGGAAGAGGGCGTCTCCGAGCTGATCACGGTGATCGCGGACGACTCGGACGCACTCGGCAGGCACGTCGAGGCCGGCTCGGCCGACCTGGTGCTGGCGCACGGCCTGCTGGAGATCGTCGACGACCCGGCGGCGGTGCTGACGGCGCTGGCCACGGCGGTCGCCCCGGGCGGCGCGGTCTCGGTCCTGGTCGCCAACCGCCACGCGGCGGTCCTCCACCGGGCGCTCTCCGGCCGCGTCGGCGAGGCCCGGCAGCTGCTCGAGAGCGCGCACGGCGTCGTCGCGGGCGACACGGTGCTGCGCCGATTCGACGCGGCGGGCCTGCGCGCCGGGCTGGAGGCCGCCGGCCTGGACGTGACGCTGCTGCAGGGCGACCGGGTGATCTCGGACCTGGTGACCGGCGACGTCCGCGAGGACGACCTGGCGGACTTCGAGCGCGCGGCGGCGGCCACCCCGGCGTTGCGCGAGATCGCGGGCCGCCTGCACGCCGTGGCGCGGCCCCCGGCCTGA
- the mraZ gene encoding division/cell wall cluster transcriptional repressor MraZ, protein MFLGTHTPKLDDKGRLALPAKFRDALAGGLMLTKGQDHCLFVFPRAEFEQMARKVAEAPFTNEAVRAYQRYLFAGTDEQRPDGQGRITIASELRRYAGLSKECVVIGAITRLEIWDAQAWQGYLEEHEDSYAKAREEVLPGVF, encoded by the coding sequence GTGTTCCTCGGCACCCACACCCCGAAGCTGGACGACAAGGGGCGGCTCGCGCTGCCCGCGAAGTTCCGCGACGCCTTGGCCGGCGGGCTGATGCTCACCAAGGGGCAGGACCACTGCCTCTTCGTCTTCCCCCGCGCCGAGTTCGAGCAGATGGCGCGCAAGGTCGCCGAGGCCCCGTTCACGAACGAGGCGGTTCGGGCCTACCAGCGCTACCTGTTCGCCGGGACGGACGAGCAACGGCCGGACGGCCAGGGGCGCATCACCATCGCGTCCGAGCTTCGCCGCTACGCGGGGCTCAGCAAGGAGTGCGTGGTGATCGGGGCGATCACCAGGCTGGAGATCTGGGACGCCCAAGCGTGGCAGGGCTACCTGGAAGAACACGAAGACAGCTACGCGAAGGCTCGAGAGGAAGTACTGCCGGGCGTCTTCTAG
- a CDS encoding DUF3040 domain-containing protein, with amino-acid sequence MPLSEHEQRLLDQIERELYAEDPKFASTVRGTRLRRPARRRRIQGIALFVVGVALLVLGVVVPQFRVADIPLISVLGFLVMFFGVMMAVTSIRHAADGDGKGGGSGTRGGKQPGRRSSFTQRMEERFRQRFEEQ; translated from the coding sequence ATGCCACTCTCCGAGCATGAGCAGCGGCTGCTCGATCAAATCGAGCGCGAGCTCTATGCCGAGGACCCCAAGTTCGCATCCACGGTGCGTGGCACCCGGTTGCGTCGCCCCGCTCGCCGACGGCGTATTCAGGGCATCGCCCTGTTCGTAGTGGGCGTGGCCCTGCTGGTGCTGGGCGTGGTGGTGCCGCAGTTCCGGGTGGCCGACATCCCGCTGATCAGCGTGCTCGGGTTCCTCGTGATGTTCTTCGGGGTCATGATGGCCGTCACATCGATTCGGCACGCCGCCGACGGGGACGGCAAGGGCGGTGGATCGGGCACCCGCGGGGGCAAGCAACCCGGGCGCCGCAGTTCTTTCACCCAGCGGATGGAAGAGCGCTTCCGCCAGCGCTTCGAGGAGCAGTAG
- a CDS encoding DUF3558 domain-containing protein, with amino-acid sequence MADRLRLLWVPVVLVALAGCGQASPGTGPGPVTSAPPSSSTPPVAWTGLAAMDPCTLLGPQDRSTAGVSVLGKPKEIAGARACDWTVPGAFGVTVTLSETDGLADLEVAKKTATKTTVGSHPALKVMDKKAADGTCAVLLGVGDAASVQIDVSNSGFSDTPLACRRAGTVAGLVEPKLP; translated from the coding sequence GTGGCTGATCGCTTGCGTCTCTTGTGGGTCCCGGTCGTGCTCGTGGCGCTCGCCGGCTGCGGGCAGGCCTCGCCCGGAACCGGGCCCGGGCCCGTCACGTCGGCCCCGCCGTCGTCGTCGACGCCGCCCGTCGCGTGGACCGGCCTGGCCGCGATGGACCCGTGCACGCTGCTCGGTCCCCAGGATCGCTCGACCGCCGGGGTGAGCGTGCTCGGCAAGCCCAAGGAGATCGCCGGCGCCCGCGCGTGCGACTGGACCGTGCCCGGCGCGTTCGGCGTCACGGTGACCCTCAGCGAGACCGACGGCCTGGCCGACCTCGAAGTCGCGAAGAAGACCGCGACCAAGACGACGGTCGGCAGCCACCCCGCGCTGAAGGTGATGGACAAGAAGGCCGCCGACGGCACCTGCGCCGTGCTGCTCGGGGTCGGCGACGCGGCCAGCGTCCAGATCGACGTCAGCAACAGCGGCTTCTCGGACACCCCCCTCGCCTGCCGCCGCGCGGGCACGGTGGCCGGGCTGGTCGAACCGAAACTGCCCTGA
- a CDS encoding DUF58 domain-containing protein: MLRALSGLTTRGRCLLAAGIAAAVCSFVLNERDLLRVAVFVVALPLLVAAFISATRLRIGATRVLHPQRVAVGGNGEVQLELWRSGRLPAGEILLEDGVPYALGSRPRFVVERLPHDRRVALRYPLQPVLRGVQQVGPLRATITDPFGLCEFERELIGHSRLVVVPRVVPLWGLPSGAGIGVGDDGTVRLHAGQGEADVIVRQYRQGDDLRKVHWRSTARRDEIMVRVEERPWRGGTTVLLDHRAAAHHGSGPAASLEWAVSFTASAALHLRRSGHRVRLVSEHGITLADTPGEGGDHYDNVLLDALAALQPAHQRDITLAGDPGEGQELIAVLGTVSTEAVHELTQYRPRGIRSLAVLLDTPTWSAGVSAPEQRAAATEDSAALLRASGWGVVVAGPGSPMPQVWAELSRSGARGHTLIGGQR, encoded by the coding sequence ATGCTGCGTGCCCTGTCCGGCCTGACCACCCGCGGCCGCTGCCTCCTGGCCGCGGGGATCGCGGCCGCGGTGTGCTCGTTCGTGCTCAACGAGCGCGACCTGCTGCGCGTGGCGGTGTTCGTGGTGGCGCTGCCGCTGCTGGTCGCCGCGTTCATCTCGGCGACCCGGCTGCGCATCGGCGCCACCCGCGTGCTGCACCCGCAGCGCGTCGCGGTCGGCGGCAACGGCGAAGTGCAGCTGGAGCTGTGGCGCAGCGGCCGGCTGCCGGCCGGCGAGATCCTCCTCGAGGATGGCGTGCCGTACGCGCTGGGTTCGCGGCCGCGGTTCGTCGTCGAGCGGCTCCCGCACGACCGCCGGGTCGCGCTGCGCTACCCGCTGCAGCCGGTGCTGCGCGGGGTCCAGCAGGTCGGGCCGCTGCGCGCGACCATCACCGACCCGTTCGGGCTGTGCGAGTTCGAGCGCGAGCTGATCGGGCACTCGCGGCTGGTCGTCGTGCCCCGGGTGGTCCCGCTGTGGGGCCTGCCGAGCGGCGCGGGGATCGGTGTCGGCGACGACGGCACCGTCCGGCTGCACGCCGGGCAGGGCGAGGCCGACGTGATCGTCCGCCAGTACCGGCAGGGCGACGACCTGCGGAAGGTGCACTGGCGCTCGACCGCGCGCCGCGACGAGATCATGGTGCGCGTCGAAGAACGGCCGTGGCGCGGCGGCACCACCGTGCTGCTCGACCACCGCGCGGCCGCGCACCACGGCAGCGGCCCGGCCGCCAGCCTGGAGTGGGCGGTGTCGTTCACCGCGTCGGCCGCGCTGCACCTGCGCCGGTCCGGGCACCGCGTCCGGCTGGTCAGCGAGCACGGGATCACCCTCGCCGACACCCCCGGCGAAGGCGGCGACCACTACGACAACGTCCTGCTCGACGCGCTGGCCGCGCTGCAACCGGCGCACCAGCGGGACATCACGCTGGCCGGCGACCCCGGCGAGGGCCAGGAGCTGATCGCCGTGCTCGGCACCGTCAGCACCGAAGCCGTCCACGAACTGACCCAGTACCGCCCGCGCGGCATCCGCAGCCTCGCCGTCCTGCTCGACACGCCCACCTGGTCGGCGGGCGTGAGCGCGCCCGAACAGCGGGCCGCCGCCACCGAAGACTCGGCCGCGCTGCTGCGCGCGTCGGGCTGGGGCGTGGTGGTCGCCGGGCCGGGCTCGCCGATGCCGCAGGTCTGGGCCGAGCTCAGCCGCAGCGGCGCCCGCGGCCACACGCTGATCGGCGGTCAGCGATGA
- a CDS encoding DNA polymerase IV, which produces MARFRVRPGEPAPDDAGCGMLHVDMDAFFVSVELRTRPELAGKPVVVSGGGPRAVVAAANYPARKFGVRSAMPFSTAKRLCPHLINIPPTSGLYGEVSRGVMGIFRELTPLVEPLSLDEAFLDVSGALRRLGATPASLGAQIRARVEAEHGITCSVGVAKVKFVAKLASGMAKPDGMVVVPAAETLAFLHPLPVSALWGVGARTEEHLRRLGLDTIADVAAFPPERLKKSLGTAVGEHLYRLAHGVDERRVVVDSPEKSIGAEHTFDVDRHDRAEVGLELLRLASRVGATLRERGVRGRTVSIKVRFADFRTITRARTLVSATDVAREIHAVAVSLLAEHAPTGAVRLIGVRVEGLDTGEVGEQLLFDSPAPHWRDAEVAADVARSKFGSAAVRPASLLAPRDR; this is translated from the coding sequence ATGGCCCGGTTCCGCGTCCGGCCGGGTGAGCCGGCGCCGGACGACGCCGGCTGCGGGATGCTGCACGTCGACATGGACGCGTTCTTCGTGTCGGTCGAGCTGCGGACCCGCCCCGAGCTGGCGGGCAAACCGGTCGTCGTGTCCGGCGGCGGCCCGCGCGCGGTCGTGGCGGCGGCGAACTACCCGGCGCGCAAGTTCGGCGTGCGCTCGGCGATGCCCTTCTCGACCGCCAAGCGGCTCTGCCCGCACCTGATCAACATCCCGCCGACCTCGGGCCTGTACGGCGAGGTCTCGCGCGGGGTGATGGGGATCTTCCGCGAGCTGACCCCGCTGGTCGAGCCGCTGAGCCTGGACGAGGCGTTCTTGGACGTCAGCGGAGCGCTGCGCCGCCTGGGCGCGACGCCGGCTTCGCTGGGCGCGCAGATCCGGGCGCGGGTCGAGGCGGAGCACGGGATCACCTGCTCGGTCGGCGTGGCGAAGGTCAAGTTCGTGGCGAAGCTGGCTTCGGGCATGGCGAAGCCGGACGGCATGGTCGTCGTCCCCGCGGCGGAGACCCTGGCCTTCCTGCACCCGCTGCCGGTTTCGGCGCTGTGGGGCGTCGGCGCCCGGACCGAGGAGCACCTGAGGCGCCTCGGCCTGGACACGATCGCGGACGTGGCGGCGTTCCCGCCGGAGCGCCTGAAGAAGTCATTGGGAACGGCGGTCGGCGAGCACCTTTACCGCCTCGCGCACGGCGTCGACGAGCGCCGGGTGGTGGTCGACTCCCCGGAGAAGTCGATCGGCGCGGAGCACACGTTCGACGTCGACCGCCACGACCGGGCCGAGGTGGGCCTGGAGCTGCTGCGCCTGGCGTCCCGGGTGGGCGCGACGCTGCGGGAGCGGGGCGTCCGGGGCCGGACGGTGTCGATCAAGGTGCGCTTCGCGGACTTCCGGACGATCACCCGCGCCCGCACGCTGGTGTCGGCGACCGACGTGGCGCGGGAGATCCACGCGGTGGCGGTGTCGCTGCTGGCGGAGCACGCCCCGACGGGGGCGGTCAGGCTGATCGGCGTCCGGGTGGAGGGCCTGGACACCGGCGAGGTGGGGGAGCAGCTGCTGTTCGACTCCCCGGCCCCGCACTGGCGCGACGCCGAGGTGGCGGCAGACGTGGCGAGGTCCAAGTTCGGTTCGGCAGCGGTGCGACCGGCGTCGCTCCTGGCACCGCGGGATCGGTGA
- a CDS encoding ParA family protein gives MHTVAVLSLKGGVGKTTVALGIASAALRRGTRTLVVDLDPQGNATTSLDPPFTDATLADVLESPTREMLARAIASSVWSEDVDVLVGTEELELLNDPDADSERLANFSRALDELHHEPLGELPYELVILDCPPSLGRLTKSALVAADSALIVTEPTMYAVAGAHRALEAIEKVRKDLNPRLRPIGVLVNKLRVRSYEHQFRIAELRENFGSLVMPTAITDRLAVQQAQGACSPIHEWHSPGAQEIALTFNMVLAKILRSNRAGRHRVAGEEPEGPDWPEGPAPETPEAPAEVSESAG, from the coding sequence GTGCACACGGTCGCCGTACTCAGCCTCAAGGGAGGCGTCGGCAAGACGACGGTCGCTCTCGGTATCGCCTCCGCCGCCTTGCGTAGGGGCACGCGGACGCTGGTGGTCGACCTCGACCCGCAGGGCAACGCCACCACCTCGCTCGACCCGCCGTTCACCGACGCCACCCTCGCGGACGTGCTCGAATCCCCCACCCGGGAGATGCTCGCGCGCGCGATCGCGTCCAGCGTCTGGAGCGAGGACGTCGACGTCCTCGTCGGCACCGAAGAGCTGGAGCTGCTCAACGACCCCGACGCCGACAGCGAGCGGCTGGCGAACTTCTCGCGCGCGCTCGACGAGCTGCACCACGAGCCGCTGGGCGAGCTGCCCTACGAGCTGGTGATCCTGGACTGCCCGCCGTCGCTGGGCCGGCTGACGAAGTCGGCGCTGGTCGCCGCGGACAGCGCGCTCATCGTCACCGAGCCGACGATGTACGCCGTCGCGGGCGCGCACCGGGCCCTGGAGGCGATCGAGAAGGTCCGCAAGGACCTCAACCCCCGGCTGCGCCCGATCGGCGTGCTGGTCAACAAGCTGCGCGTGCGCTCCTACGAACACCAGTTCCGGATCGCCGAGCTGCGCGAGAACTTCGGCTCGCTGGTGATGCCGACGGCGATCACCGACCGCCTCGCGGTGCAGCAGGCGCAGGGCGCGTGCAGCCCGATCCACGAGTGGCACTCCCCCGGTGCCCAGGAGATCGCGCTGACGTTCAACATGGTGCTGGCGAAGATCCTGCGCTCGAACCGGGCCGGGCGGCACCGCGTCGCCGGCGAAGAACCCGAGGGCCCGGACTGGCCCGAAGGCCCGGCGCCGGAGACGCCCGAGGCACCGGCCGAGGTGTCCGAATCGGCGGGGTGA
- a CDS encoding AAA family ATPase — protein MSLDELHETARRIAANVERVLVGKPDVIRIALVTLLAEGHLLVEDVPGVGKTSLAKALARSIDCTVSRIQFTPDLLPSDVTGVSIYNRQSGEFDFRPGPVFANIVVGDEINRASPKTQSALLECMEEHQVTVDTSTYRLEQPFMVIATQNPIEMEGTYALPEAQRDRFTARVSIGYPDQQAELAMVDEHAGHNPLEELQPVSDGETVHRLIETVRAVHIAPEVRRYAVDVVAATRQVPEIRLGASPRATLHLVRAARAQAALSGRDYVVPDDLHTVAVPVLAHRLVLTTEAHAARRSATDVVRAVLHRVPVPQGSRP, from the coding sequence GTGTCGCTGGACGAGCTGCACGAGACCGCCCGGCGGATCGCCGCCAACGTGGAACGCGTGCTGGTCGGCAAGCCCGACGTCATCCGGATCGCGCTGGTCACCCTGCTCGCCGAAGGCCACCTCCTGGTCGAAGACGTGCCCGGCGTCGGGAAGACGTCGCTGGCCAAGGCGCTCGCCCGGTCGATCGACTGCACGGTCAGCCGCATCCAGTTCACCCCGGACCTGCTGCCGAGCGACGTCACCGGCGTCTCCATCTACAACCGCCAGTCCGGCGAGTTCGACTTCCGCCCCGGCCCGGTGTTCGCGAACATCGTGGTGGGCGACGAGATCAACCGCGCCTCGCCGAAGACGCAGTCGGCGCTGCTGGAGTGCATGGAAGAGCACCAGGTCACCGTCGACACCTCGACCTACCGCCTCGAGCAGCCGTTCATGGTGATCGCCACCCAGAACCCGATCGAGATGGAAGGGACCTACGCCCTCCCCGAGGCCCAGCGCGACCGGTTCACCGCGCGCGTCTCCATCGGCTACCCCGACCAGCAGGCCGAGCTGGCGATGGTCGACGAGCACGCCGGCCACAACCCCCTCGAAGAGCTGCAGCCGGTGTCCGACGGCGAAACCGTGCACCGCCTGATCGAGACGGTCCGCGCCGTGCACATCGCGCCGGAGGTCCGCCGGTACGCCGTCGACGTCGTCGCGGCCACCCGGCAGGTCCCGGAGATCCGGCTCGGCGCGTCCCCGCGGGCGACGCTGCACCTCGTCCGCGCGGCGCGGGCGCAGGCGGCGCTGTCGGGCCGCGACTACGTCGTACCGGACGACCTGCACACGGTCGCGGTCCCGGTCCTGGCGCACCGCCTGGTGCTGACCACCGAAGCCCACGCGGCGCGGCGGTCGGCGACCGACGTCGTGCGCGCGGTGCTGCACCGGGTGCCGGTGCCGCAGGGCTCCCGGCCCTGA
- a CDS encoding ESX secretion-associated protein EspG codes for MIRVSASAFDILWTDLGHDRPPEPLSVRSVGGTEEERAEVRKAVYDNLAERGLYDGSSLEPALAERLSLLAEAEVFVACEAMADMTAPAPFRAVTAVRGRRGVLATQPEQTIALAAIRDAELCTAIVDVLPELTAGPGYGVSLPASALAGTVEDPVFSTRGAASAASSAQLREVLAIQARPVYSAGSFSVSRRSPSGRVARIGGLSWFDTDVGAYCATQTAGRGGQDWVNVTPVDSTRLAARVAALLTPED; via the coding sequence TTGATCCGCGTCTCGGCCTCGGCGTTCGACATCCTCTGGACCGACCTCGGCCACGACCGCCCGCCGGAGCCGCTGAGCGTGCGCAGCGTCGGCGGCACCGAGGAGGAACGCGCCGAGGTCCGCAAGGCGGTGTACGACAACCTGGCCGAGCGCGGGCTGTACGACGGTTCATCGCTGGAGCCCGCCCTCGCGGAGCGGCTTTCGCTGCTCGCCGAGGCGGAGGTCTTCGTCGCGTGCGAAGCGATGGCCGACATGACGGCCCCGGCCCCGTTCCGCGCGGTGACGGCGGTCCGCGGCCGCCGCGGCGTCCTGGCGACCCAGCCGGAGCAGACGATCGCACTGGCGGCGATCCGCGACGCCGAGCTCTGCACGGCGATCGTCGACGTCCTCCCGGAACTGACGGCCGGCCCGGGCTACGGGGTGAGCCTGCCTGCCTCGGCGCTGGCGGGCACGGTGGAGGACCCGGTGTTTTCCACCCGCGGCGCCGCTTCGGCGGCTTCGTCGGCGCAACTGCGGGAGGTGCTGGCGATCCAGGCGCGCCCGGTGTACTCGGCGGGGTCGTTCAGCGTCAGCCGCCGTTCGCCTTCGGGGCGGGTCGCGCGGATCGGCGGGTTGTCGTGGTTCGACACGGACGTGGGCGCGTACTGCGCCACGCAGACCGCGGGCCGGGGCGGGCAGGACTGGGTCAACGTGACCCCGGTGGACAGCACCCGCCTGGCGGCCCGGGTCGCCGCCCTCCTCACCCCCGAAGACTGA